The Hymenobacter sp. 5317J-9 genome has a window encoding:
- a CDS encoding GNAT family protein: protein MDFSAHLVLENNRARLRPLEIGDFEALKAVAFDADLWKYTLTRGDDAVSLAAYIRQALEAREQGLRYPFAIIDRETGELAGSTSYYNDSAADRRLSIGYTWVGTKFQRSGLNRACKHLLLCHAFGQLGYERVELETDSRNHKSRTAMARMGATEEGTLRSHRPTQGGIRRDTVIFSVIKPDWSELRQTTFQPFEARG from the coding sequence ATGGATTTCTCTGCCCACCTCGTTCTCGAAAACAACCGGGCCCGCCTCCGCCCGCTGGAAATCGGCGATTTTGAAGCCCTCAAAGCTGTGGCCTTCGACGCCGACCTGTGGAAGTATACCCTCACGCGCGGCGATGACGCCGTGAGCCTGGCCGCCTACATCCGCCAGGCGCTGGAAGCGCGCGAGCAGGGCCTGCGCTACCCCTTCGCCATCATCGACCGCGAAACCGGGGAGCTGGCCGGCAGCACCAGCTACTACAACGACTCGGCCGCCGACCGGCGCCTGAGCATCGGCTACACCTGGGTGGGCACCAAGTTTCAGCGCTCGGGCCTGAACCGGGCCTGCAAGCACCTGCTGCTGTGCCACGCTTTCGGGCAGCTGGGCTACGAGCGGGTAGAGCTCGAAACCGACTCGCGCAACCACAAGTCGCGCACGGCCATGGCCCGCATGGGCGCCACCGAGGAAGGCACCCTGCGCAGCCACCGGCCCACGCAGGGCGGCATCCGGCGCGACACGGTCATCTTCAGCGTCATCAAGCCGGATTGGTCGGAGCTGCGCCAAACCACGTTTCAGCCCTTTGAAGCCCGTGGCTGA
- a CDS encoding thioredoxin family protein translates to MSELIAATPVLTAERLNSAYSYASYRQLINELMADNRTTGTNQTEQIVQYARLNIQRMQRLDKTIELLPEVRKALDNLSEGYEWLVITEGWCGDAAQIVPVLEAVAQASQGKIATRYVLRDENLDLMDRYLTNGGRSIPKLVVLHTDTLTEAATWGPRPAPAQELFVRLKQEGVSYEDFATQLHSWYAKDRTRSTQRELLELLKRLR, encoded by the coding sequence ATGTCTGAGCTTATTGCCGCTACTCCCGTTCTCACCGCCGAACGCCTGAACAGCGCTTATTCCTACGCCAGCTACCGCCAGCTCATCAACGAGCTGATGGCCGACAACCGCACCACCGGCACCAATCAAACGGAGCAGATTGTGCAGTACGCCCGCCTCAACATCCAACGCATGCAGCGCCTAGACAAAACCATTGAGCTGCTGCCCGAGGTGCGGAAAGCCCTCGACAACCTCAGCGAAGGCTACGAGTGGCTGGTGATAACCGAGGGCTGGTGCGGCGACGCCGCCCAGATTGTGCCCGTGCTCGAAGCCGTGGCTCAGGCCAGCCAGGGCAAAATTGCCACCCGCTACGTGCTGCGCGACGAAAACCTCGACCTCATGGACCGCTACCTCACCAACGGCGGCCGCTCCATTCCCAAGCTCGTCGTGCTGCACACCGACACCCTGACCGAAGCGGCTACCTGGGGCCCACGTCCGGCGCCCGCCCAGGAGCTGTTTGTGCGCCTCAAACAGGAAGGCGTTTCTTACGAAGATTTTGCCACCCAGCTGCATAGTTGGTACGCCAAAGACCGCACCCGCAGCACCCAGCGCGAGTTGCTGGAGCTGCTCAAGCGCCTGCGCTAG
- the fumC gene encoding class II fumarate hydratase: MDFRTEKDTMGTVQVPATAYWGAQTQRSIENFPIAQDINRMPKEIIAAFAYLKKAAAFTNRDAGVLPADKAELIGKVCDEILAGKLADSFPLVVWQTGSGTQSNMNVNEVIAYRGHVLQGGQLTDEKKVLAPNDDVNKSQSSNDTFPTAMHIAAYKILVETTIPGIEKLRDALKKKSEDFMHIVKIGRTHFMDATPLTLGQEFSGYVSQLDHGLRAIKNTLAHLSELALGGTAVGTGINTPKGYAENVAKHIADLTKLPFVTAENKFEALAAHDAIVEAHGALKTVAVSLMKIANDIRMLSSGPRAGIGEIDIPDNEPGSSIMPGKVNPTQCEAMTMVAAQVMGNDVAITVGGSMGHFELNVFKPVMIYNFLHSARLIGDVCVSFTDKCAVGIEPIKANIKKHVDSSLMLVTALNPYIGYYKAAEIAQTAHKNGSTLKETALKLGYVTEAQFDEWLKPEEMVGM; this comes from the coding sequence ATGGATTTCCGCACCGAAAAGGACACCATGGGCACCGTGCAGGTGCCTGCTACCGCGTATTGGGGCGCCCAGACCCAGCGCTCCATCGAGAATTTCCCCATTGCCCAGGACATCAACCGGATGCCCAAGGAAATCATCGCCGCCTTTGCCTACCTCAAGAAAGCCGCGGCCTTCACCAACCGCGACGCAGGCGTGCTGCCCGCCGACAAAGCCGAGCTCATTGGCAAGGTGTGCGACGAAATTCTGGCCGGTAAGCTGGCCGACTCGTTTCCGCTGGTGGTGTGGCAAACGGGCTCGGGCACGCAGAGCAACATGAACGTGAACGAGGTGATTGCCTACCGCGGCCATGTGCTGCAGGGCGGCCAGCTCACCGACGAGAAGAAGGTGCTGGCCCCCAACGACGACGTGAACAAGAGCCAGAGCTCGAACGACACGTTCCCGACGGCCATGCACATCGCGGCCTACAAAATCCTGGTCGAGACCACCATTCCGGGCATCGAGAAGCTACGGGATGCCTTGAAAAAGAAGTCGGAAGACTTCATGCACATCGTCAAAATCGGCCGCACGCACTTCATGGACGCCACGCCGCTCACGCTGGGCCAAGAGTTTTCGGGCTACGTGAGCCAGCTCGACCACGGCCTGCGCGCCATCAAGAACACGCTGGCTCACCTGAGCGAGCTGGCCCTGGGCGGCACCGCCGTGGGCACGGGCATCAACACGCCCAAAGGCTACGCCGAGAACGTGGCCAAGCACATTGCCGACCTCACCAAGCTGCCCTTCGTCACGGCCGAAAACAAGTTTGAGGCCCTGGCCGCTCACGACGCCATCGTGGAAGCCCACGGCGCCCTCAAAACCGTGGCCGTGAGCCTGATGAAAATTGCCAACGACATCCGCATGCTCAGCTCGGGCCCGCGCGCCGGCATCGGCGAAATCGACATCCCCGACAACGAGCCTGGTTCCAGCATCATGCCCGGCAAGGTGAACCCCACCCAGTGCGAGGCCATGACCATGGTAGCGGCCCAGGTGATGGGCAACGACGTGGCCATCACCGTGGGCGGCTCCATGGGCCACTTCGAGCTGAACGTGTTCAAGCCGGTGATGATTTACAACTTCCTGCACTCGGCCCGCCTCATCGGCGACGTGTGCGTGAGCTTCACCGACAAGTGCGCCGTGGGCATCGAGCCCATCAAGGCCAACATCAAGAAGCACGTCGACAGCAGCCTGATGCTCGTGACGGCCCTTAACCCCTACATCGGCTACTACAAAGCCGCCGAAATTGCCCAAACGGCCCACAAAAACGGCTCGACGCTGAAGGAAACCGCCCTGAAGCTGGGCTACGTGACCGAGGCGCAGTTTGACGAGTGGCTGAAGCCCGAGGAAATGGTGGGCATGTAA
- a CDS encoding DinB family protein produces MNTLEKLGAFNVWANDTVLNRLDEIAASGQEIPAVVLRLFSHVLNAQAIWISRINGVPSPVKVWQEHDLPTLHRLHEQASDPLHQLMVNADETELQRLISYTNSLGDSYDSLVHDILTHAVVHASYHRAQVATRLRDHGFEPVNSDFITYCRELSAAAQTAVPSL; encoded by the coding sequence ATGAATACCTTAGAAAAACTCGGCGCTTTTAATGTGTGGGCCAACGACACCGTGCTCAACCGCCTCGACGAGATTGCCGCTTCGGGCCAGGAAATTCCGGCCGTGGTGCTGCGCCTGTTCAGCCACGTGCTCAATGCCCAGGCCATCTGGATTTCGCGCATCAACGGCGTGCCCAGCCCCGTGAAAGTGTGGCAGGAGCACGACCTGCCCACCCTGCACCGCCTGCACGAGCAAGCCTCGGATCCCCTGCACCAGCTGATGGTGAACGCCGACGAAACCGAGCTGCAGCGCCTCATTTCATACACCAACTCGCTGGGCGACAGCTATGACAGCCTGGTGCACGACATTCTGACCCACGCCGTGGTGCACGCCAGCTACCACCGCGCCCAGGTGGCCACCCGCCTGCGCGACCACGGCTTTGAGCCCGTCAATTCCGACTTCATCACCTACTGCCGCGAGCTGAGCGCGGCGGCCCAAACGGCCGTGCCCAGCCTGTAG
- a CDS encoding DUF4382 domain-containing protein, whose protein sequence is MKITRLFPLACAALLGLASCSKDSDGNTSKLEVRLMDAPGDFRSVVLDVRQIEVHLKEEKDPDGWKTLGFTPQAVNVLEYVNGRSALLVSEDFAPGDLKEIRLILGPDSYVIGTDGQRYDLKTPSGQTSGVKLKLDKASLRERQTYQLLLDFDVAKSIVERGNWRPGNDKKERYLLKPVIRVVAQDLRAGIRGTVTPAAARPQVLAIRSTILGPDTVSTSADASGAYQLTDLAAGTYRVEFFPSTTAPVGQPTYRTAVRTGVVVTNDQITDLGAVSVQ, encoded by the coding sequence ATGAAAATCACTCGCCTATTTCCGCTTGCCTGCGCCGCGCTGCTGGGCCTGGCCAGCTGCTCCAAAGATTCGGACGGCAACACTTCGAAACTAGAAGTTCGGCTGATGGATGCGCCCGGCGATTTCCGCAGCGTGGTGCTGGATGTGCGCCAGATTGAGGTGCACCTGAAGGAAGAGAAAGACCCGGACGGCTGGAAAACCCTCGGCTTCACGCCGCAGGCCGTCAACGTGCTTGAGTACGTAAACGGCCGCTCGGCCTTGCTCGTGAGCGAAGACTTTGCCCCCGGCGACCTCAAGGAGATTCGCCTCATTTTGGGGCCCGACAGCTACGTCATTGGCACCGACGGCCAGCGCTACGACCTCAAAACGCCCAGCGGCCAAACTTCGGGCGTGAAGCTGAAGCTCGACAAAGCCTCCCTGCGCGAGCGCCAAACCTATCAGCTGCTGCTTGATTTCGACGTGGCCAAGTCCATCGTGGAGCGCGGCAACTGGCGCCCCGGCAACGACAAAAAGGAGCGCTACCTGCTCAAGCCCGTCATCCGCGTGGTGGCCCAGGACCTGCGCGCCGGCATCCGCGGCACCGTGACGCCGGCCGCCGCGCGGCCCCAGGTGCTGGCCATCCGGTCCACCATCCTTGGCCCCGACACGGTGAGCACCTCGGCCGACGCTTCGGGCGCGTACCAGCTTACCGATTTGGCCGCCGGTACCTACCGCGTGGAGTTTTTCCCCAGCACCACGGCGCCCGTGGGCCAGCCGACCTACCGCACGGCCGTGCGCACCGGCGTGGTGGTGACCAACGACCAGATTACCGACCTCGGCGCGGTGAGCGTGCAATAG
- a CDS encoding proline iminopeptidase-family hydrolase — MPAFRSLRISAALLSALLFAGCNQPNSPGETDTATPAAPAVASYFAPTETGVQDGGVHVIPITTPKGKFNVWTKTFGNNPKMKVLLLNGGPGATHEYFECFENFLPQEGIEFIYYDQLGCGNSDNPKDTAMWSLPRYVEEVEQVRQALQLDSTNFFLLGHSWGGILAAEYAFKYQQNLKGLIISNMMMSCPDYGRYADEVLAKQMKPEVLAEIRQIEAKKDFSNPRYMGLLEPNFYAEHLCRIVPNPEPVTRAMSKINQSLYVTMQGPSEFGISGKLVNWNRVPDLPKLSVPVLSIGGKHDTMDPEHMRMIATKVQRGNSLICPEGSHMSMYDDQQTYFKGLLTFLKSVDAGTVKPGAEL; from the coding sequence ATGCCTGCTTTCCGCTCCTTGCGTATCTCCGCCGCGCTGCTCAGCGCCCTGCTTTTTGCCGGCTGCAACCAGCCCAACAGCCCGGGCGAAACCGATACGGCCACGCCGGCCGCCCCTGCGGTGGCTTCCTACTTCGCCCCCACCGAAACCGGCGTACAGGACGGCGGCGTGCACGTCATCCCCATTACCACGCCCAAGGGCAAGTTCAACGTTTGGACCAAGACCTTCGGCAACAACCCGAAGATGAAGGTGCTGCTGCTCAACGGCGGCCCCGGGGCCACGCACGAGTATTTTGAGTGCTTCGAGAATTTCCTGCCCCAGGAAGGTATTGAGTTCATTTACTACGACCAGCTGGGCTGCGGCAACTCCGACAACCCGAAGGACACGGCCATGTGGAGCCTGCCGCGCTACGTGGAAGAAGTGGAGCAGGTGCGCCAGGCTCTGCAGCTCGACAGCACCAACTTTTTCCTGCTGGGCCACAGCTGGGGCGGCATCCTGGCCGCTGAGTACGCCTTCAAGTACCAGCAGAACCTCAAAGGCCTCATCATCTCGAACATGATGATGAGTTGTCCCGACTACGGCCGCTACGCCGATGAGGTGCTGGCCAAGCAGATGAAGCCCGAAGTGCTGGCCGAAATCCGGCAGATTGAAGCCAAAAAGGATTTCAGCAACCCGCGCTACATGGGCCTGCTCGAACCCAATTTCTACGCCGAGCACCTGTGCCGCATCGTGCCCAATCCCGAGCCCGTGACGCGCGCCATGAGCAAGATTAACCAGTCGCTGTACGTGACCATGCAGGGCCCCAGCGAGTTCGGCATCTCGGGCAAGCTGGTGAACTGGAACCGCGTGCCCGACCTGCCCAAGCTCAGCGTGCCGGTGCTCAGCATCGGCGGCAAGCACGACACCATGGACCCCGAGCACATGCGCATGATTGCCACCAAGGTGCAGCGCGGCAATTCCCTCATCTGCCCCGAAGGCAGTCACATGAGCATGTACGACGACCAGCAAACCTACTTCAAAGGCCTGCTCACCTTCCTGAAATCAGTCGACGCCGGCACCGTAAAACCGGGCGCCGAACTGTAG
- a CDS encoding OmpA family protein, which translates to MKLFFISLFSLLVAFTPASRAQVSTLSLMGNVQSDDQRAIPGAAVTVIHMPSGVRHATASDQAGRFMVPNLMVGGPYLIRVGEGGYRPQTVENIFLEAGKTANFTLVLNRLTAEAPRNSASQAQNPAAEPQGTTMTLAKEAAVGGPVLVTLTPNRPRSGGSAARPPAAAPTAMPTVSTPVASVPTASPAPSSPANSQPSASPAGPAARYRRRPYTPGKPYAPKKVTDPIVPGHFDAKSGNYLYHTGAPTTLKLPNGASIAEVGANSTESFLYRFLSDPTARVDTADLTKGWYNFDRVFFMPGKATLAPESVGQLRNIAALLKAYPTARIKLGGYTDSTGTYKVNKQLSEARARTAWASLVEMGISPSRIDARGYGPRYSIAPNTSEEGRAMNRRLSVKVLQK; encoded by the coding sequence ATGAAATTGTTCTTTATCTCGCTTTTTTCATTGCTGGTTGCGTTTACCCCTGCTTCCCGCGCTCAAGTCAGCACCTTGAGCCTGATGGGAAATGTGCAGTCCGACGACCAGCGGGCCATACCCGGGGCCGCCGTAACGGTCATTCACATGCCGTCCGGCGTGCGCCACGCCACGGCATCCGACCAAGCCGGCCGCTTCATGGTGCCGAACCTGATGGTGGGCGGGCCCTATCTGATACGGGTAGGCGAAGGCGGCTACCGGCCCCAAACCGTGGAGAATATTTTTCTGGAAGCTGGCAAAACTGCCAATTTCACCTTGGTGCTCAACCGACTGACCGCTGAAGCCCCTCGCAACTCTGCTTCCCAGGCCCAGAACCCCGCGGCCGAGCCGCAAGGCACCACCATGACCCTGGCCAAGGAAGCCGCGGTGGGTGGCCCCGTGCTTGTGACCCTGACGCCCAACCGGCCGCGCTCAGGCGGCAGCGCGGCACGCCCACCCGCGGCGGCGCCCACCGCCATGCCCACCGTAAGCACGCCCGTGGCAAGCGTGCCCACCGCAAGCCCGGCCCCGTCAAGCCCGGCAAATTCGCAACCAAGTGCTTCGCCGGCGGGCCCTGCCGCGCGCTACCGTCGGCGCCCCTATACCCCTGGCAAGCCCTACGCGCCCAAAAAAGTAACCGACCCCATCGTGCCTGGCCACTTCGATGCCAAAAGCGGCAACTACCTCTACCACACCGGCGCCCCCACTACCCTGAAGCTGCCCAATGGCGCCAGCATTGCGGAAGTTGGTGCCAATTCTACCGAAAGCTTCCTCTACCGTTTCCTGTCCGACCCCACGGCCCGCGTCGACACCGCCGACCTCACCAAGGGCTGGTATAACTTCGACCGTGTATTTTTCATGCCCGGCAAGGCCACGCTCGCACCCGAGTCGGTGGGCCAGCTGCGCAACATTGCCGCCCTGCTCAAGGCCTATCCCACGGCCCGCATCAAGCTGGGCGGCTACACCGACAGCACCGGCACCTACAAAGTGAATAAGCAACTGAGCGAAGCCCGTGCCCGCACCGCCTGGGCCAGCCTCGTGGAAATGGGCATCAGCCCCAGCCGCATCGACGCCCGCGGCTACGGCCCGCGCTACTCCATCGCGCCCAACACCTCCGAGGAGGGCCGCGCCATGAACCGCCGCCTCAGCGTGAAAGTGCTGCAAAAGTGA
- a CDS encoding AsmA-like C-terminal region-containing protein yields the protein MRKILLGVVGFLVVLVVAVVAAPFLFKDKLRALADKQIAQRVRAQVQYDPANIDVSVLHSFPDLTLDIKNLRVIGLDSFSRDTLAFLPNLRVGLDVMTVIKGQEIKINSVELERPDLSLRRLKSGLANWDVVVSDSAAAAKGQDTAQVNLAIKGWKLTDAHLRYEDLTLPFRMEARGVNHSGSGDFASNVFDMKSQTTAADLDMSYNNVAYVTDKQLDADVTMNMDLNKNLYTFKDNKIKLNEFPFSFAGAIGLPNATDITYDITFKALETDFKTLLSLVPGVFTEKFKNIETSGKVAFDGYYKGTQNALHMPGYGVNLVVSNGQFKYPDLPQAARNINLKMQVDNPSGYTNNVKVNIPQFHLDLGPNPVDGNIAIDGLEPMNVNGRVKANVNLAEALKVYPVKDLTMRGQFFVDGTAKGVYSKTQMPVVNAAIRLTNGFVKSAKFPAPIENINLNGTVVNTTGKVNDTQINLPQFKMVLEGEPLEGRLSAHNIDKPVFDTNVRGTVDLTKITKIFPLEGMTVTGRVAGDIAAKGNMADVEAGRYQNVVASGTVRANNVTYKSKDLPQGVKISSGTATFNNNQIAVQSLNGTAGSSDFAASGTVSNYLGYLFTPGQSLKGNLTVNSRNFNVNEWMVDEVSAKPTVKGAAAPAKADGVLQIPKYFDLVLNSHVDNVTYDNLKLTNANGTVTVRDQTAVLKNMNFNTLGASFGTTGSYSSKNLAHPKFDFGLNIKDLNFQKAFAAFNTIKTLVPLASQVEGVFGTNFSVSGEMGPDMMPNLATLSGKGLFDIVRAAVNQSEVMTKIASLTTLPELKTILVVDKKIQANIVNGNLVVQPFDLTVGDVKMTLGGSNSLTGALAYVTALNVPTGKLGNALNSKLTQLTGVKDIQGTDRVTLGLNIGGTVKAPSVKLTSGSVKDQGKAIVTNVVKTKLTDALLGLATKKKAAQDSTRASTDAAEQTAEEKARIVQEKARLEAQARLKNQIGQGLNGLFGKPKPKPKPADPEPADTTKK from the coding sequence ATGCGAAAAATTCTGTTGGGAGTCGTCGGGTTTTTGGTGGTGCTGGTGGTGGCCGTGGTGGCCGCGCCGTTCCTGTTCAAGGACAAGCTGCGGGCTTTGGCCGACAAGCAGATTGCCCAGCGTGTGCGCGCCCAGGTGCAATACGACCCCGCCAACATCGACGTGAGCGTGCTCCACTCCTTCCCGGATTTGACGCTCGATATCAAAAACCTGCGCGTGATTGGCCTCGACTCGTTCAGCCGCGACACGCTGGCCTTCCTGCCCAACCTGCGCGTGGGACTGGACGTGATGACCGTCATCAAAGGTCAGGAAATCAAGATTAACAGCGTGGAGCTGGAGCGGCCCGACCTGAGCCTGCGCCGCCTCAAGAGCGGCCTGGCCAACTGGGACGTGGTGGTTTCGGATTCGGCCGCCGCGGCCAAGGGCCAAGATACCGCTCAGGTGAACCTCGCCATCAAAGGCTGGAAGCTGACCGATGCCCACCTGCGCTACGAGGACCTGACCCTCCCTTTCCGCATGGAAGCCCGCGGCGTGAACCACTCGGGCAGCGGCGACTTCGCCAGCAACGTGTTCGATATGAAGTCGCAAACCACGGCGGCCGACCTCGACATGAGCTACAACAACGTGGCCTACGTGACCGATAAGCAGCTCGACGCCGACGTGACGATGAACATGGACCTGAACAAGAACCTGTATACGTTCAAGGATAACAAGATTAAGCTCAACGAATTCCCGTTCAGCTTTGCCGGCGCCATTGGCCTGCCTAATGCCACCGACATTACCTACGACATCACCTTCAAGGCGCTCGAAACGGACTTCAAAACCCTGCTGAGCCTGGTGCCGGGCGTGTTTACGGAGAAGTTCAAGAACATTGAGACCAGCGGCAAAGTGGCCTTCGACGGCTACTACAAGGGCACGCAGAACGCCCTGCACATGCCCGGCTACGGCGTGAACCTGGTGGTAAGCAACGGCCAGTTCAAGTACCCCGACCTGCCCCAGGCGGCCAGGAACATCAACCTGAAAATGCAGGTGGACAACCCCTCCGGATACACCAACAACGTGAAGGTGAACATCCCGCAGTTTCACCTCGACCTGGGCCCGAACCCCGTGGACGGCAACATCGCCATCGACGGCCTGGAGCCGATGAACGTGAACGGCCGCGTGAAAGCCAACGTGAACCTGGCCGAAGCCCTGAAGGTGTACCCGGTGAAGGACCTGACCATGCGCGGGCAGTTTTTTGTGGACGGCACGGCCAAGGGCGTGTATTCCAAAACCCAGATGCCGGTGGTGAACGCCGCCATCCGGCTGACCAACGGCTTCGTGAAATCGGCCAAATTCCCGGCTCCGATTGAGAACATCAACCTCAACGGCACGGTGGTGAACACCACGGGCAAGGTGAACGACACGCAGATAAACCTGCCCCAGTTCAAGATGGTGCTGGAGGGCGAGCCGCTGGAGGGCCGCCTAAGCGCGCACAACATCGACAAGCCGGTGTTCGACACCAACGTGCGCGGCACCGTGGACCTTACCAAAATCACCAAGATTTTCCCGCTCGAAGGCATGACCGTGACCGGCCGCGTGGCCGGCGACATTGCCGCCAAGGGCAACATGGCCGACGTGGAAGCCGGTCGCTACCAGAACGTGGTGGCCAGCGGCACGGTGCGCGCCAACAACGTGACCTACAAGAGCAAAGACCTGCCGCAGGGCGTGAAAATTAGCTCCGGCACGGCCACGTTCAACAACAACCAGATTGCGGTGCAGAGCCTGAACGGCACGGCCGGCAGCTCCGACTTTGCGGCTTCGGGCACGGTGAGCAATTATTTGGGCTACCTGTTCACGCCGGGGCAGTCGCTGAAGGGCAACCTGACGGTGAACTCGCGCAACTTCAACGTGAACGAGTGGATGGTGGACGAGGTATCGGCCAAGCCCACGGTGAAGGGCGCGGCGGCCCCGGCCAAGGCCGACGGCGTGTTGCAAATTCCGAAATACTTCGACCTGGTGCTGAACAGCCACGTCGACAACGTGACTTACGACAACCTGAAGCTGACCAACGCCAACGGCACGGTGACGGTGCGCGACCAGACGGCCGTGCTCAAGAACATGAACTTCAACACGCTGGGGGCCAGCTTTGGCACCACGGGCAGCTACAGCAGCAAGAACCTGGCGCACCCCAAGTTCGACTTCGGGCTGAATATCAAGGACCTGAATTTCCAGAAGGCGTTTGCGGCCTTCAACACCATCAAGACGCTGGTGCCGCTGGCCAGCCAGGTGGAAGGCGTGTTCGGCACCAACTTTAGCGTGAGCGGCGAGATGGGCCCTGACATGATGCCCAACCTGGCCACGCTGAGCGGCAAGGGCTTGTTCGACATTGTGCGGGCGGCCGTGAACCAGTCGGAGGTGATGACCAAAATTGCGAGCCTGACCACCCTGCCCGAGCTGAAAACCATTCTGGTGGTGGATAAGAAAATCCAGGCCAACATCGTGAACGGCAACCTCGTGGTGCAGCCGTTCGACCTGACCGTGGGCGACGTGAAAATGACCCTGGGCGGCTCGAACAGCCTCACCGGCGCGCTGGCCTACGTCACGGCCCTGAACGTGCCCACCGGCAAGCTCGGCAACGCCCTAAACAGCAAGCTCACCCAGCTCACCGGCGTGAAGGACATCCAGGGCACCGACCGCGTGACCCTGGGCCTGAACATTGGCGGCACCGTGAAGGCGCCCAGTGTGAAGCTGACCAGTGGCAGCGTGAAAGACCAGGGCAAAGCCATTGTGACCAACGTGGTGAAAACCAAGCTCACCGACGCCCTGCTGGGCCTGGCCACCAAGAAGAAAGCGGCCCAGGACAGCACCAGAGCCAGCACCGACGCCGCCGAGCAAACCGCCGAGGAAAAGGCCCGCATTGTGCAGGAGAAGGCTAGGCTGGAAGCCCAGGCCCGCCTCAAAAACCAGATTGGTCAGGGCCTGAACGGTCTCTTCGGCAAACCCAAGCCCAAGCCAAAACCCGCCGACCCCGAACCGGCGGACACGACCAAAAAATAA
- a CDS encoding dodecin family protein, translating to MSSIKQVIEILASSDKSFEDALQRAVQSLSTSVPNISSIYIKDQSCKVRDNRIVEYRITAKVSFGTPVEGFDLSEIERTFDEAPEPAGNGAPDYSHVDFLAKPTLDVEPGGSATEPESGGGYSG from the coding sequence ATGTCTTCCATCAAACAAGTCATCGAAATCCTCGCCTCGTCCGACAAAAGCTTCGAGGATGCCCTGCAGCGTGCCGTGCAGAGCCTGAGCACGTCGGTGCCCAACATTTCGTCTATCTACATCAAAGACCAGAGTTGCAAGGTGCGCGACAACCGCATTGTGGAGTACCGCATCACGGCCAAGGTGAGCTTCGGCACGCCAGTAGAGGGCTTCGACCTGAGCGAAATCGAGCGCACCTTCGACGAAGCCCCCGAGCCCGCCGGCAACGGCGCCCCCGACTACAGCCACGTCGATTTTCTGGCCAAGCCCACGCTGGATGTGGAGCCCGGCGGCAGCGCCACCGAGCCCGAAAGCGGTGGCGGCTACTCGGGCTAA
- a CDS encoding diacylglycerol kinase family protein, whose translation MAEPAQPGSGRLRPPEGLWRRRVASFGHAFRGVWAALGSEVHLRFHALATVVVVGLGLFYGITRLEWALVAISVACVWSAELVNTAIEALTDLASPEYHPLAGKAKDVAAGAVLLAALGAVAVGALVFWPYVFGR comes from the coding sequence GTGGCTGAGCCGGCCCAACCCGGCTCCGGCCGCCTGCGCCCGCCCGAGGGGCTGTGGCGGCGCCGCGTGGCCAGCTTCGGCCATGCCTTTCGGGGCGTGTGGGCGGCGCTGGGCTCGGAGGTGCATTTGCGCTTTCATGCCCTGGCCACGGTGGTGGTGGTCGGGCTGGGGCTCTTCTACGGCATCACTCGCCTCGAATGGGCACTGGTGGCCATTTCGGTGGCTTGTGTGTGGTCGGCCGAGTTGGTGAACACGGCCATTGAAGCCCTCACCGACCTGGCCTCGCCCGAATACCACCCGCTGGCGGGCAAGGCCAAAGATGTAGCCGCCGGGGCTGTGCTGCTGGCCGCGCTAGGCGCCGTGGCGGTGGGGGCGCTGGTGTTTTGGCCCTACGTGTTTGGCCGCTAG